Genomic segment of Euzebya sp.:
CGGAGCAGCTCGAGCAGCGCGTCGGCGCGCTTCCGGCTGGCCACCAGCCCGACGTAGCCCGCGTCGGACGCGAGCGCGGACCGCAGCGCGAGGTCGTCGTAGTGGCCCTGGCTCGCGACCACCACCGCCGTGGCGGCATCCGGAGCGGGGTGCCCGAGCTCCGGCTCGTCGACCCCTCGGGCATCCCACCCCAGCACCCCCGCCATCTGCACCAGCGCCGCGGCGGCCGGCGTGTCCCCGACGACCACGACCGCCGGCGGCGGGAGGTGGGGTTCCAGGTACAGCTCCATCGCGCCCTCGCCCTCACACGCCATCGGCACGGTGACCGCACCCGGCGAGGCGGTGTCCAACTCGTCAGCCTGCCCGAGGAACAGCAGCCGGGGTTGGCCGTCGGCCAGGCTGGCCAGGGCCTCTGAGACCACGGTCGGCTCGGCGCAGGCCCCGCCGACGAAGCCCGTCACCCCTCCCCCGGGGTCGATGATCGCCTTCGAGCCCTGCTGGCCGGACGTCGGCCCGCGGCGCCACACCACCGTGCAGAGCACGAACGGCCGGCGGCCGTCGCGCTCGGCGACCGCCCGGCGCAGGACCTCGACGTCCACGACGGCCCCTAGGCCCCGTCGCCGCCGGCGCCCTGGATGGCCTCCCACACCCGGTGGGGCATGACCGGCATGTCGATGTTCGTCACGCCGAGGTGGCGCACCGCGTCGACGACGGCGTTCACGAACGCGGCCGGGGACCCGACGGTGGCGGACTCCCCGACGCCCTTCGCCCCGATCGGGTGGTGCGGTGAGGGGGTGACGGTCTCGAGCAGCTCGAAGCGGGGGGTCTCCCACGCCGTCGGGATCAGGTAGTCCATGTAGTTGGACCCGATGCAGTTGCCGTCGTCGTCGTAGGTGATCCACTGCATCGAGGACATCGCGTAGCCCTCGGTCAGCCCGCCGTGGATCTGCCCCTCGACGATCATCGGGTTGATCCGCACGCCGCAGTCGTCGAGCGCGACCATCCGGTCGACCTTCCACTGGCCGGTGTCCGGATCGACCTCAACGACCACGACGTAGCTGCCGTAGGGGTAGGTCAGGTTCGGCGGGTCGTAGTAGTGGACGCCCTCGAGGCCGTACTCCATCCCCTCCGGCAGGTTGGTGTAGGCCGCCAGCGAGATGTCCTGGATCGACACGCTCCGGTCGGGAGAGCCGGCGACGGAGTACTGCCCGTTCGACACCTCGATGTCGCCCTCGGCGGCCTCGAGGAGGTGCGCGGCGATCGCCTTGGCCTTCACCGCCAGCTTCCGGGCGACCATCGCCGTCGCCGCGCCGCCCACCGGCGTCGACCGCGACCCGTAGGTCCCCAGCCCGTACGGCGTGTCGTCGGTGTCGCCGTGGATCACCTTGATGTCGGTCGACGGGATCCCGAGCTCGTCGGCGACGATCTGCGCGAACGTCGTCTCGTGCCCCTGCCCCTGGGTCTTCACGCCCAGCTTGAGGACCGCCTTGCCGGTCGGGTGGACCCGCAGCTCGGCGGAGTCGATCATCTTCAACCCGGCGATGTCGTAGTCCTTCGACGGCCCGGCGCCGACGGCCTCGGTGAAGTGGGCGAGGCCGATGCCGATCAGCCGGCCCTCCTCCCTCGCCCGGGCCTGCTCCTCGCGCAGCTGGGCGTAGCCGACGTGGTCGAGGGCCTTCTGCAGGGCGGTCGGGTAGTCGCCGGAGTCGTAGACGAACCCGGTCGGCGTCGTGTACGGGAACTGGTCGGGCTGGATGAAGTTCTTCATCCGGAAGTCCGCCGGGTCCATGTCGAGCTCGTAGGCGGCGTTCTGCACCAGCCGCTCGATCAGGTAGCTCGCCTCGGTGATCCGGAAGCTGCAGCGGTACGCCACCCCACCGGGCGCCTTGTTCGTGAACGCGCCGTCGCAGACGATGTGGGCGGCCGGGTAGTCGTAGGACCCGGTGACGACGTGGAACAGGCCGGCCTTGAACTTCGTCGGCTGGGCGTCGGCGTGGAAGGCGCCCTGGTCGCTCAGCATGTGGACGCGCAGGCCGAGGATCTGCCCGTCGTCGGTGACCGCCAGCTCGCCCTTCATGTGGTAATCGCGGGCGAACCCGGTCGAGATGAGGTTCTCCGAGCGCGACTCGATCCACTTGACCGGCTTGCCGATCAGCAGCGACGCCGCGGTGGCGATGACGTAGCCGGGGTAGATCGGCACCTTGTTGCCGAACCCGCCGCCCAGGTCGGCCGGGGAGATGATCCGGATCTTCTGCTCCGGCAGCCCTGCGACCATGGCGAAGAGGGTCCGGTGGGCGTGCGGCGCCTGTGAGGTGACGTAGATCGTCGCCTGGCCCGTGACGCTGTCGACGTCCGCGAGCGCCCCGCAGGTCTCGAGGGGGGAGGGGTGGGACCGCGGGTAGTGGGTCTCGAGCGTGACGACGCGGTCGGCCTTGGCGAACGCCTCGTCGGTGAGCGCCGCGTCACCGGACTCCCAGTGGTAGACCCGGTTGTCGGTCTGGCCCTCCTTCTCGTCGCGGATCACGACCGCCCCCTCGGAGAGGGCCTGCTGGGGTGTCGTGATGACGGGGAGGATCTCGTAGTCGACGTCGATGTGCTCGAGCGCGTCGGCGGCGATGTAGGGGTCGGTGGCGATGACCGCGGCGACCTCCTGTCCCTGGAAGCGGACCTTGTCCGTCGCGAGGACCGCCTGGGTGTCACCGCTCAGCGTCGGCATCCACGCGAGGCCGTGCTGGGCCATCAGCTCGCCGGTGACGACCGCGACGACGCCTTCGAGTGCCTCGGCCGCCGACGTGTCGATGCCGTTGATCCGGGCGTGGGCCATCGGCGCCCGGAGGATCGCCATGTGCAGCATGCCGGGCAGGACGATGTCGTCCAGGTAGCGGCCGTGCCCGACGATCAGGCGGTCGTCCTCGACCCGCTTGACGGAGTGGCCGATGCCGCCGATCTCCGGGGTCGTCTTCAGGCCGGCCGGGTGCGGGCTGGGTGCGTTCTCGAGCGTGGTCATGTCCGGCTCCTCTACGCCTGCGGGGTGGCCTGGCCGTCGGTCGCCGCGGCGGCGCGCATCTCCGCGCCGGCGGCCTGGATCGACTTGACGATGTTCATGTAGCCGGTGCAGCGGCAGAGGTTGCCGCTGATCGCCCAGCGGACGTCGTCCTCGTCGGGGTCGTCGTCGGTGGCGAGCAGCGCCGAGCCGACGAGCATCATCGCGGGGGTGCAGAACCCGCACTGGAGGCCGTGGTGCTCCTTGAACGCCGCCTGGATGGGGTGGAGCTGGCCGTTCGCCCCCAACCCCTCGACGGTGGTGATCTC
This window contains:
- a CDS encoding XdhC family protein encodes the protein MDVEVLRRAVAERDGRRPFVLCTVVWRRGPTSGQQGSKAIIDPGGGVTGFVGGACAEPTVVSEALASLADGQPRLLFLGQADELDTASPGAVTVPMACEGEGAMELYLEPHLPPPAVVVVGDTPAAAALVQMAGVLGWDARGVDEPELGHPAPDAATAVVVASQGHYDDLALRSALASDAGYVGLVASRKRADALLELLRDEVGEDAVSRVHAPAGLDLGRTSHAEIAVAVLADLVARRARGELALGVAAPPARTEATDPVCGMTVVVEDAHHRHVHDGAEYVFCAAGCKAAFAADPASFLGV
- a CDS encoding aerobic carbon-monoxide dehydrogenase large subunit; this encodes MTTLENAPSPHPAGLKTTPEIGGIGHSVKRVEDDRLIVGHGRYLDDIVLPGMLHMAILRAPMAHARINGIDTSAAEALEGVVAVVTGELMAQHGLAWMPTLSGDTQAVLATDKVRFQGQEVAAVIATDPYIAADALEHIDVDYEILPVITTPQQALSEGAVVIRDEKEGQTDNRVYHWESGDAALTDEAFAKADRVVTLETHYPRSHPSPLETCGALADVDSVTGQATIYVTSQAPHAHRTLFAMVAGLPEQKIRIISPADLGGGFGNKVPIYPGYVIATAASLLIGKPVKWIESRSENLISTGFARDYHMKGELAVTDDGQILGLRVHMLSDQGAFHADAQPTKFKAGLFHVVTGSYDYPAAHIVCDGAFTNKAPGGVAYRCSFRITEASYLIERLVQNAAYELDMDPADFRMKNFIQPDQFPYTTPTGFVYDSGDYPTALQKALDHVGYAQLREEQARAREEGRLIGIGLAHFTEAVGAGPSKDYDIAGLKMIDSAELRVHPTGKAVLKLGVKTQGQGHETTFAQIVADELGIPSTDIKVIHGDTDDTPYGLGTYGSRSTPVGGAATAMVARKLAVKAKAIAAHLLEAAEGDIEVSNGQYSVAGSPDRSVSIQDISLAAYTNLPEGMEYGLEGVHYYDPPNLTYPYGSYVVVVEVDPDTGQWKVDRMVALDDCGVRINPMIVEGQIHGGLTEGYAMSSMQWITYDDDGNCIGSNYMDYLIPTAWETPRFELLETVTPSPHHPIGAKGVGESATVGSPAAFVNAVVDAVRHLGVTNIDMPVMPHRVWEAIQGAGGDGA
- a CDS encoding (2Fe-2S)-binding protein, coding for MTTETIPVTITINGESHAADVEPRVLLVDFIRRQAELTGTHIGCDTTSCGVCTVLLDGRPVKSCTVFAVQADRAEITTVEGLGANGQLHPIQAAFKEHHGLQCGFCTPAMMLVGSALLATDDDPDEDDVRWAISGNLCRCTGYMNIVKSIQAAGAEMRAAAATDGQATPQA